In Pseudomonas sp. ADAK2, the genomic window CATCGTGCTGGGCCTGGCCCCGCTGCTCGAATCGATGACTGGTTTCGGTGTGTCGCTGATCGCTACCGTGCCCTTATTGATGGGCCTGTTCACTCGCCAGTCCGGGATGAAAATCGCCCTCGCCGGCATGGTCATAATGCCGTGGGGAACCCTCGGTCTTGCCACCGTGATTGGTTCGCTGCTGGCGGATTTGCCGCCTGAAACACTCGGCAGCCACTCGGCGTTGATCAGCGCGCCAGTCTTCCTCTGCCTGGCCGCCATCGCCTTGTGGCAAGCAGGAATACGCACCGTCGCGCCGTGGTTCGGGCTCATGCTGGTGACGGCGCTGTTCGTTGCGGTGCTCTATGGCGTCAATCTGTGGATCGGCCCGGAAGTGTCCGGCGTGTTGGCGGGACTTACCGTTGCGGGCGTGGGCCTGGCTATCTCGTTCTTCCAGCGCAAAAAGCAGGTGCGCTGGCCGAGCGCGGCATGGCCTTACCTCGCGTTGCTGGGGGTTATCGTCGCGTCGCGCGGGTTATTTGTTTTTACCGGTTGGGATGCGCTCTGGATCGTCAAAGGCGAGCATGTTTCGTGGAAACCGCTGGCGTCACCGGGGCTGGCGTTGCTGATTGTCACCTTGCTGATGTCGATAATGCACGGCGCGACGGCGGGCTTTCCCTGGCGCGCCCTGTTCAATCGGGCCAAGTTTCCGGTCGGCACGATTTTCCTGTTTCTGCTGCTGTCCCAGGTCATGGTCAACGCCGGATTTCTGCTGGAAGCGCAGCACACACTGCAATCGCTGTCCGGTCTTTCACTGGCTCCGACGATCGCGTTGCTGGCCGGTATAGCCGGTTATGTCACGGGGTCCAATGTGGGCGGCAACACCCTGGTCATGCCATCGATCGCGGCACTGACAACGGGGCACGGGCCTTGGCTGGCAGCGATGGTCAACAGCGCTGCCGGGCATGGGGCGCTGGGATCGTTATCCATCCTGTCTCTGATCACAGGGTTGGCGGCAGCCAATCGGCAGGAAGAGCACCATCTGATCCGATTTGCCTTTGGCCTTGTTTGCCTCAATATCGTCGTCGTTGCTGCGGCCGGGGTGGTTTTACTTTATTTTCTTTGACGCAATTTCCGAATTCGCCCCAAGAGAACTTATGGACAAGTTTGATAGAGCCGACAAACGCTGGCGGATAGTCAACGACTGGATGATTCGCCAAATCGAAGGGGGTGAATGGGCGGCCGAATCAAAACTGCCCTCAATTCGCTCCTTGGCGCGACTGTTTGAAACCAGCATCACCACCGTTCAGCGAGCCCTGACGGATCTGCAAGCCAATGCCTATGTCTTTACCGTTCCGCGTGTCGGTTATTTCGTCTCGGCAACTGCACAGACAAAACCTGCGAGCGGTTTTGATTTCTCCAGCGTCTCCGTCAACGTCAATCATGCCGTCGTCACAATGCTCTCCCAGGCGGCCTCCCGCGCCACGGCATCGTTGAGTTCCGCCGTCTTGCACAGCGATCTCACCCCGCACGTTCTGTTGAACAAGTGCCTGAGCGCCGTGGCGGCCAAAGCCGACAACGCGTTGACCGGGCTGGTGGCCCCTCCCGGCCTGCCGGCGCTGAGACGGCGAATTGCCGGACTCATGCTGGCACGCGGTGTCGTCTGCGGGCCGGACGATATCCTCGTGACGTCAGGCGACACTGTCGCCCTGGAACTGGCCCTCGAGGCCATCGCGCCCAGGGGTTCGACTGTCGCCATCGAGACGCCCACCTACTACGGAATACTGCAGACCATTGAACGCCTGGGTATGCGCGCCCTGCCCATTCGGACTCACGGCAAACTGGGCATCGATGTCGACCATCTCGAAGAGGCCCTGAAACAGAAAAAGGTCGCGGCGATCTTTCTCAATCCAACCCTGCAAAACCCACGCGGCTTCATCATGCCCGATGAAACCCGCGCACGACTTTCACGGGTGGCTCGCGCGGCGGATGTGCCCATTATCGAAGACGATATTTTTTTCGATCTGGTGCCGGAAAGGGATCGCACGCGCGCCATCAAGAGTTACGACACCAGCGGCCAGACGATTTACTGTTCGTCATTCTCCAAGACGGTGGCCCCGGGTTATCGCGTGGGCTGGTGTGTCGCCGGAAAGTACCGCGATGCGATTCTTGCGCAAATGTTTTCCCGCAACCTGGCGGTCTCGAGTCTTGCGCAACATGTACTCAGTGAGTTCATCGGCCGCGGGTACCTGGAAGAGCACTGCGCCAGGCTCAGAGCGCAACTGTCCTCGCTCTCCAGCTTTTTTGAAGCACGGGTTCGATCGGATTTTCCCGTGGGTACGCTCTACGTTCCTCCACGCGGAGGTTTCATCCACTGGATCGAACTGCCGGGGCACACGGACATGTCGGCGCTGGAACGTTTGGCGAGCGAACGAGGTTGCCATGTCGCCGGCAGCGGGATTTTTTTCGCCAACGGCCATCCCACCACCGGACTCAGAATATGCCTGGGGACAACGCTGTCGCCGCCAGTCATGCAGAGCTTGAGCGTTATTGCCGAATGCGCGCACCTGGCGGCGGGCAACTCGCCGGTGCGGCAGAAAATGCACCTCTAGCTGTCACCATTCCAGTGGAAAACCAGATTGCGAGCCGTGCCGTCCCCGACATCCGTCACGTCACGCCGCACCTCGCCGTTACGAGTCGCAACCACGGTGTACTTGCCGGCGGGCAACTGGACATAAACCAGAGGGCCGGCCTGATTAATCGTCAACACGGTTTGCCCCTGGGCTTTTTGAATGACCACATCCACGTCGGGTATGTATTCATTCAGCGCACCCACGGAAAACGTCATGTGCAGGTTGTAACCCTTGGCCTGCTGGATAGCCTTTGCCTCATCCTCGCCGATACCGCCGGACAGGTAGCTGATCCCGTTTTGCAGTTGCGGCTGGACCTGCACGCCCGAGCTATCGACCGCGTCGAGGCTGGCGGCATAGGACAGGTTCGGGAACATCAACACGCCGAGGGCGGCGAGCAGCAATACGAGGGAATGGACGTATTTCATGATGGCGACTCCCGGGTTCCATGGAACCCAATCGCTACCTCTTTTAGATTTCTGGCGGGATGCTCGAGTTTTAGATTGATTGGCACTTGGAATCACTGCGAATGGGACTACAGGGTGTATTCCGAATTCCTGGGTGTCGTCGGCATGATCCTGCAAAACGAATCCGGCATTTCCTTCCGATCTACCGGCAACGCCCGGCATCGCTGACCCGCCCGTCATTGGCATCCTTTTCTGCCAGTTCATCCAGCGGCGGAAAACTTCATGAGCAACCTCAAACCCGACAACACTCAAGACCCACAACTCGCCTCACTGCTTGGCAATCTTGGGGAGCTGATCCGGCAGGCACGCCAGAAAGTGTTGAGAGCGGTCGATACCGCTCAGGTGCAAACCTGCTGGCAGATTGGGCGGCATATTGTTGAGTTCGAGCAGCAGGGGGCCCGGCGGGCGGAATATGGCAAGCAGTTGCTGTTGACGCTGGCCCAGAGTCTGACAACGGAGTTCGGCAAGGGGTTTGACGAGACCAATTTGCGAAAAATGCGCCTGTTTTATCAGGCGTTTCCAATTCGAGACGCACTGCGTCTCGAATTGAGCTGGACCCACTACCGCAGGCTGCTGCGCGTCGACAGTGACAAGGCACGCACGTGGTACATGGACGAAGCCGCCAACCAGAACTGGTCAAGCCGCGCCCTGGAACGGCAGATCAACACCTTGTACTACGAGCGCCTGTTGATGAGCCGGGACAAGGCGCCCGTCATGACGGAAGCCGCGACCAACATCCATGCGATGGCCGAGAACCCCCGGGAATTCATCCGGGATCCCGTGATGCTGGAGTTTCTTGGCCTGCCCAATGCAGGGCTCGTCCAGGAAACTGAACTCGAACAAGCCCTCATCGAGCAACTCCAGGGCTTCCTGCTGGAACTGGGCAATGGTTTCGCCTTTGTCGCCCGCCAGCAACGCATCAGCACCGAAGGCCGAGACTTCTACATCGATCTGGTGTTCTACAACTACCTGCTCAAATGCTTTGTCATCTTCGATCTCAAGCGCGGTGAACTGACCCATCAGGACGTCGGGCAAATGGACATGTATGTGCGCATGTACGACGACCTCAAGCGCAACGCAGAAGACGGACCGACCGTCGGCATCATTCTGTGCGCGCAAAAAAACGAGTCGGTGGTGCGTTACTCGGTGTTGCAGGGCAACGAACAACTGTTTGCCAGCAAGTACAAACTGGTGCTGCCGAGTGAGGATGAACTGCGGGCGGAGCTGGATCGGGAACGAGCGGCGCTTGAGGAACGGTT contains:
- a CDS encoding carboxypeptidase regulatory-like domain-containing protein; this translates as MKYVHSLVLLLAALGVLMFPNLSYAASLDAVDSSGVQVQPQLQNGISYLSGGIGEDEAKAIQQAKGYNLHMTFSVGALNEYIPDVDVVIQKAQGQTVLTINQAGPLVYVQLPAGKYTVVATRNGEVRRDVTDVGDGTARNLVFHWNGDS
- a CDS encoding L-lactate permease, whose amino-acid sequence is MAPLLLQMSPIGLVIALILIMRRPPVQAALAGVALVFVLWASGAAGPLSTAITMAIFQDTSILFLSTACVIVPGLAFVIFVERGGAPQAIGNWVKELGWTPPAQVIFIVLGLAPLLESMTGFGVSLIATVPLLMGLFTRQSGMKIALAGMVIMPWGTLGLATVIGSLLADLPPETLGSHSALISAPVFLCLAAIALWQAGIRTVAPWFGLMLVTALFVAVLYGVNLWIGPEVSGVLAGLTVAGVGLAISFFQRKKQVRWPSAAWPYLALLGVIVASRGLFVFTGWDALWIVKGEHVSWKPLASPGLALLIVTLLMSIMHGATAGFPWRALFNRAKFPVGTIFLFLLLSQVMVNAGFLLEAQHTLQSLSGLSLAPTIALLAGIAGYVTGSNVGGNTLVMPSIAALTTGHGPWLAAMVNSAAGHGALGSLSILSLITGLAAANRQEEHHLIRFAFGLVCLNIVVVAAAGVVLLYFL
- a CDS encoding aminotransferase-like domain-containing protein, coding for MDKFDRADKRWRIVNDWMIRQIEGGEWAAESKLPSIRSLARLFETSITTVQRALTDLQANAYVFTVPRVGYFVSATAQTKPASGFDFSSVSVNVNHAVVTMLSQAASRATASLSSAVLHSDLTPHVLLNKCLSAVAAKADNALTGLVAPPGLPALRRRIAGLMLARGVVCGPDDILVTSGDTVALELALEAIAPRGSTVAIETPTYYGILQTIERLGMRALPIRTHGKLGIDVDHLEEALKQKKVAAIFLNPTLQNPRGFIMPDETRARLSRVARAADVPIIEDDIFFDLVPERDRTRAIKSYDTSGQTIYCSSFSKTVAPGYRVGWCVAGKYRDAILAQMFSRNLAVSSLAQHVLSEFIGRGYLEEHCARLRAQLSSLSSFFEARVRSDFPVGTLYVPPRGGFIHWIELPGHTDMSALERLASERGCHVAGSGIFFANGHPTTGLRICLGTTLSPPVMQSLSVIAECAHLAAGNSPVRQKMHL
- a CDS encoding PDDEXK nuclease domain-containing protein, with the protein product MSNLKPDNTQDPQLASLLGNLGELIRQARQKVLRAVDTAQVQTCWQIGRHIVEFEQQGARRAEYGKQLLLTLAQSLTTEFGKGFDETNLRKMRLFYQAFPIRDALRLELSWTHYRRLLRVDSDKARTWYMDEAANQNWSSRALERQINTLYYERLLMSRDKAPVMTEAATNIHAMAENPREFIRDPVMLEFLGLPNAGLVQETELEQALIEQLQGFLLELGNGFAFVARQQRISTEGRDFYIDLVFYNYLLKCFVIFDLKRGELTHQDVGQMDMYVRMYDDLKRNAEDGPTVGIILCAQKNESVVRYSVLQGNEQLFASKYKLVLPSEDELRAELDRERAALEERLLNQQTC